A single genomic interval of Prunus dulcis chromosome 5, ALMONDv2, whole genome shotgun sequence harbors:
- the LOC117627370 gene encoding LOW QUALITY PROTEIN: dynamin-related protein 5A-like (The sequence of the model RefSeq protein was modified relative to this genomic sequence to represent the inferred CDS: inserted 2 bases in 1 codon; substituted 1 base at 1 genomic stop codon), which translates to MENLISLVNKIQRACTALGDHGEASALPTLWDSLPAIAVVGGQSSGKSSVLESIVGKDFLPRGSGIVTRRPLVLQLHKIEEGSREYAEFLHLPRKRFTDFAAVRKEISDETDRETGRSKQISSVPIHLSIYSPNVVNLTLIDLPGLTKVAVEGQSDTIVQDIENMVRSYIEKPNCIILAISPANQDLATSDAIRISREVDPTGERTLGVLTKIDLMDKGTDAAEILEGKSYRLKFPWVGVVNRSQADINKNVDMIAARRREREYFSTTPEYKHLAPRMGSEHLAKMLSKHLETVIKLKILGIQPLISKTVAELEAELSRLGKPISADAGGKLYTIMEICRLFDGTYKEHLLGRRPGGDKIYNVFDNQLPAALKRLQFDKQLSMENIRKLITEADGYQLHLIAPEQGYHXVIESSVITIRGPAEAAVDAVHAILKDLVHKSVNETPELKQYPALRVEVTHAASDSLERMREESKKATLKLVDMECSYLTVDFFRKLPQDVEKGGNPSHSIFDRYNDSYLRRIGITVLADVNMVCASLRNSIPKCIVYCQVXEAKRSFLDHFYTDLGKLETKQLSSLLNEDPAIMERRSALTKRLELYRSAQAEIDSVAWAK; encoded by the exons ATGGAGAACCTGATCTCATTGGTGAACAAAATCCAAAGAGCTTGTACAGCTCTAGGTGACCATGGCGAAGCTAGCGCATTACCGACGCTCTGGGACTCCCTTCCCGCCATCGCCGTCGTCGGTGGCCAG AGTTCAGGGAAGTCTTCTGTCTTGGAGAGCATTGTTGGGAAGGACTTCTTACCACGTGGTTCTG GAATTGTTACCCGGCGTCCGCTTGTTTTACAACTTCATAAGATTGAAGAAGGCAGCAGAGAATATGCGGAGTTCCTCCATCTTCCTAGGAAGCGGTTCACCGATTTTG CTGCTGTGAGAAAGGAGATTTCAGACGAGACAGATCGAGAAACTGGCCGCAGCAAACAAATTTCTAGTGTTCCAATTCATCTTAGCATATATTCTCCTAATG TTGTCAACTTGACACTTATTGATCTTCCCGGGCTTACAAAAGTGGCTGTTG AGGGTCAATCGGATACTATTGTGCAAGACATTGAAAATATGGTTCGCTCCTACATTGAGAAG CCCAACTGTATAATTCTAGCAATTTCACCTGCTAATCAAGATCTTGCTACATCTGATGCAATTAGAATCTCTCGTGAAGTGGATCCAACAG GGGAGAGGACACTTGGAGTCTTGACGAAGATTGATCTTATGGACAAGGGTACTGATGCAGCTGAA ATATTGGAAGGAAAGTCATATCGGCTAAAATTTCCTTGGGTTGGGGTCGTGAATCGCTCACAAGCGGACATTAACAAGAATGTTGACATGATTGCTGCCCGGCGTAGAGAACGCGAGTATTTTTCTACTACCCCAGAATACAAGCACCTTGCTCCAAGAATGGGTTCTGAGCATCTAGCAAAAATGCTTTCTAAG CATTTGGAAACAGTAATTAAGTTGAAAATCCTGGGGATCCAGCCCCTCATTAGCAAGACCGTTGCTGAACTTGAAGCTGAACTGAGTCGCCTTGGAAAGCCCATTTCTGCAGACGCTGGA GGAAAACTGTATACAATCATGGAGATATGTCGTCTATTCGATGGAACTTATAAAGAACATCTTCTCGGT AGGCGCCCTGGCGGTGATAAGATTTACAACGTTTTTGATAACCAGCTTCCTGCTGCTCTAAAAAGATTGCAATTTGACAAGCAACTTTCAATGGAAAATATAAGGAAGCTCATTACTGAAGCTGATGGATATCAACTTCATCTAATAGCTCCTGAACAAGGTTACCA GGTCATTGAATCCTCTGTAATTACTATTAGAGGTCCTGCTGAGGCAGCTGTTGATGCG GTTCATGCCATTTTGAAGGATCTGGTTCACAAGTCTGTTAATGAGACTCCA GAGCTAAAGCAGTATCCTGCTCTTAGAGTTGAGGTTACACATGCAGCTAGTGATTCCCTTGAGAGGATGAGAGAAGAAAGTAAGAAGGCAACACTAAAGCTAGTTGATATGGAGTGTAGTTATCTGACAGTTGATTTCTTCCGTAAACTTCCTCAAGATGTTGAGAAGGGTGGCAACCCATCACATTCGATTTTCGATAGATACAATGATTCATATCTCAGGCGAATTG GGATAACGGTTCTGGCTGACGTCAATATGGTATGTGCAAGTTTGCGTAACTCCATCCCCAAGTGTATTGTCTATTGCCAAGTCTGAGAGGCAAAACGAAGCTTTCTTGACCATTTCTACACTGACTTGGGAAAATTGGAG ACAAAGCAGTTGTCCTCATTACTGAACGAGGATCCGGCAATAATGGAGAGGCGTTCTGCCCTCACGAAGAGGCTGGAGTTATACAGAAGTGCTCAAGCAGAAATTGATTCAGTTGCTTGGGCTAAGTAG
- the LOC117627652 gene encoding UDP-glucose 4-epimerase GEPI48-like, whose translation MAKTILVTGGAGYIGSHTVLQLLLGGFKTVVVDNLDNSSEVAVNRVRELAREFGKNLSFHKVDLRDKPALDKLFSSIPFDAVIHFAGLKAVGESVQKPLLYYNNNLIGTITLLEVMAAHGCKKLVFSSSATVYGWPKVVPCTEDFPLVAANPYGRTKLFIEEIARDVYCSDSDWKIILLRYFNPVGAHPSGHIGEDPRGIPNNLMPFVQQVAVGRRQALTVFGTDYNTKDGTGVRDYIHVVDLADGHIAALQKLDEDNIGCEVYNLGTGKGTSVLEMVAAFESASGKKIPLVTSGRRPGDAEVVYASTEKAERELNWKAQYSIDDMCRDQWNWASKNPFGYDTSESTN comes from the exons ATGGCCAAGACCATACTGGTCACCGGCGGGGCCGGTTATATCGGCAGCCACACCGTGCTTCAGCTTCTGCTCGGCGGCTTTAAGACCGTCGTCGTTGATAACCTTGATAACTCCTCCGAAGTCGCCGTCAACCGTGTCAGAGAACTCGCGCGTGAATTCGGCAAAAACCTCTCCTTTCACAAG GTGGACCTCCGGGACAAACCAGCACTGGATAAACTCTTTTCTTCAATACC ATTTGATGCTGTCATACACTTTGCTGGACTCAAAGCAGTTGGTGAAAGTGTGCAGAAACCATTGCTGTATTATAACAACAATTTAATCGGGACGATTACTCTGTTGGAAGTAATGGCTGCCCATGGATGCAAAAAG CTTGTGTTCTCATCGTCAGCAACTGTTTATGGTTGGCCGAAGGTGGTCCCATGTACAGAAGATTTCCCACTTGTTGCAGCGAATCCATATGGACGAACTAAG CTTTTCATTGAAGAAATTGCTCGTGATGTTTACTGCTCAGACTCTGATTGGAAAATCATATTGCTGAGATACTTCAATCCAGTTGGTGCACATCCTAGCGGTCATATTGGTGAGGATCCCCGTGGTATCCCAAACAATCTCATGCCGTTTGTGCAGCAAGTTGCTGTTGGCAGGCGTCAAGCCCTGACGGTGTTTGGAACTGACTATAATACCAAGGATGGTACTGGG GTTCGTGATTATATTCATGTAGTTGATTTAGCAGATGGGCACATTGCTGCCTTGCAGAAGTTAGATGAGGATAACATAG GTTGCGAGGTGTACAATTTAGGAACAGGTAAAGGAACATCGGTCTTAGAGATGGTTGCAGCATTTGAAAGTGCATCTGGAAAG AAAATTCCTCTTGTCACATCTGGGAGGCGTCCCGGTGATGCAGAAGTTGTCTATGCATCAACAGAAAAGGCAGAGAGGGAACTCAACTGGAA GGCGCAATATAGCATTGATGACATGTGCCGGGACCAGTGGAACTGGGCTAGCAAAAATCCATTTGGCTATGATACCTCAGAATCTACCAACTGA
- the LOC117628355 gene encoding RNA pseudouridine synthase 3, mitochondrial: MWRRSTRVLCRHVARRGYSRVCPPPAKSAGPLIRVSNHVARLGPPKEGPKPRQLLSLPPFPGHPLPGKRSHEDGVVSRVTAVSWVKYYFDGIYDSTIQSHFKQGLVQMECRGLIEKEGQMKPMRKIRPSEVMEVGARVYVPVSIVESRVSRRFDCIPSGTLYPNADEIEYMQRRVKYKDSAIIVLNKPPKLPVKGNLPVHNSMDALAAAALSYGNNEGPKLVHRLDRESSGLHLMGRTKESVSLLQWLYTDFNKGKSSCQAWDDACEARYQRYWALVVGSPKEKEGLICAPLSKVLLDNGKTERVILAHQSGLEASQKAITQYRVLGPTINGCSWIELRPLTSRKHQLRVHCAEALGTPIVGDYKYGWFVHRRWKQMPHVDIEPTSGLPYKLRRPAGLDVQKGSVLSKVPLLHLHCRELVLPNIAKFLLILDQKLDNLHPAVSSKPDILRFVASMPSHMKISWNLMSSYLV; encoded by the exons ATGTGGAGAAGGAGCACCCGCGTGCTTTGCCGCCACGTGGCCAGGAGGGGATATTCTCGAGTATGCCCTCCGCCGGCGAAAAGCGCCGGACCGCTTATCCGGGTGTCGAATCACGTGGCCAGGTTGGGCCCACCGAAGGAAGGCCCGAAGCCCAGGCAGCTCCTGTCGTTGCCGCCCTTCCCCGGCCACCCTTTGCCGGGGAAGAGGTCGCATGAAGACGGCGTCGTTTCGCGCGTCACCGCCGTCAGTTGGGTCAAGTATTACTTCGATGGGATTTACGACTCTACCATCCAGTCCCATTTCAAGCAAGGCCTT gtTCAGATGGAATGCCGAGGTTTGATTGAAAAGGAAGGGCAAATGAAACCCATGAGAAAG ATTAGGCCTAGTGAGGTCATGGAGGTAGGGGCAAGAGTATACGTAccggtttcgattgtggagagtAGGGTTTCAAGGAGATTTGACTGCATACCAAGTGGAACATTGTACCCAAATGCTGATGAGATTGAGTACATGCAGAGGCGTGTCAAGTACAAG GACTCTGCCATAATAGTGCTGAACAAGCCCCCGAAATTGCCGGTCAAG GGTAATCTGCCAGTTCATAACAGCATGGATGCATTGGCAGCAGCAGCATTATCTTATGGTAATAACGAAGGTCCTAAGTTG GTTCATCGGCTTGACAGAGAGAGCAGTGGCCTCCACTTAATGGGGAGAACAAAAGAAAGTGTTTCTCTTCTGCAATGGTTATATACTGACTTCAATAAGGGGAAATCATCGTGTCAG GCTTGGGATGATGCATGTGAAGCTAGATATCAGAGGTACTGGGCATTGGTCGTAGGCTCTCCTAAGGAAAAGGAAGGCTTAATTTGTGCTCCTCTTTCAAAG GTGCTTCTTGACAATGGGAAGACAGAAAGGGTCATCTTGGCTCATCAATCAGGATTAGAAGCTTCCCAAAAGGCTATAACTCAATATCGGGTGCTTGGTCCCACAATAAATGGATGCTCATGGATTGAATTACGTCCACTCACTAGCCGGAAGCACCAG CTCCGTGTCCATTGTGCTGAAGCCCTCGGAACACCAATTGTGGGCGACTATAAGTACGGGTGGTTTGTACACCGGAGATGGAAACAAATGCCTCACGTTGATATTGAGCCAACATCTGGGCTACCATACAAGTTGCGGAGGCCAGCAGGTCTGGATGTGCAGAAAGGAAGTGTTCTGTCGAAAGTCCCTCTGTTACATTTGCACTGTAGAGAGCTTGTACTCCCTAATATTGCTAAGTTCCTTCTTATATTGGATCAGAAGTTAGACAACCTGCACCCTGCAGTTAGTTCAAAGCCAGATATCCTTCGGTTCGTGGCATCGATGCCTTCCCACATGAAAATTAGCTGGAATCTCATGTCATCTTACTTAGTATAG
- the LOC117628354 gene encoding uncharacterized protein LOC117628354 isoform X2 — protein MTLINLSSLSPWLSRLSHSSPPLPIITTNATNALLFRIQTTSINFSKLLTTKASLGESESGSGLAEDSVSELLDDELLSKVSGAKDAQEALQMIAEITGRNGGFVSASDCCAIVSAALKRNNPDLALSVFYEMRASFDQGVNENGPLVERWKWSRPDVRVYTSLILGLAASLKVSDALRMINNICRVGVSPAEEVPFGKVVRCPSCMIAVAVAQPQHGIQIVSCAECCYQYELISGNIASIESEEISMDVPAWKRGLRFLQIMKQSVPAAVHSIVVQTPSGMARTNRFATETVDLPAQEGERVTIALAAPSSVYRELPRRLVDTVAIKQQLLSQYDTLQSRIKSLKEAAEKEVWMLARMCQLENKIFAVGEPSYRARRSRVKRVREGLENSLRGRIELIDSYARISSMIEIEVELDSDVLAAEAASNVENIAEQIQQTMELENLEERWRIQVEANDEAERLLSSQPMPTEQV, from the exons ATGACTTTAATAAACCTCAGCTCCCTATCCCCATGGCTCTCTCGTCTCTCTCACTCCTCTCCACCACTCCCCATTATCACCACCAACGCAACCAACGCCTTGCTGTTCAGAATCCAAACTACTTCCATCAACTTCTCCAAGCTCCTCACAACAAAAGCGTCATTGGGTGAGAGCGAAAGTGGTAGTGGGTTGGCAGAGGACTCTGTCTCCGAGTTGTTAGATGATGAGTTGCTTAGTAAAGTTTCAGGTGCTAAGGACGCCCAAGAAGCACTCCAGATGATCGCAGAAATTACTGGGAGAAATGGTGGTTTTGTGAGTGCTTCTGATTGTTGTGCTATTGTATCAGCTGCTCTTAAAAGGAACAACCCTGACTTggctctctctgttttttatgAAATGCGTGCGAGTTTTGATCAAG GTGTTAATGAAAATGGCCCTCTTGTTGAGAGGTGGAAGTGGTCCAGACCAGATGTACGCGTATACACATCATTGATTCTGGGTCTAGCTGCATCACTGAAAGTTTCTGATGCCCTTAGGATGATCAACAATATTTGCCGAGTAGGAGTATCTCCTGCTGAGGAG GTCCCATTTGGGAAGGTTGTTAGGTGTCCAAGCTGTATGATAGCTGTTGCTGTTGCACAACCACAACATGGTATTCAG ATAGTGTCGTGTGCAGAGTGCTGCTACCAATACGAACTTATTTCTGGCAACATAGCTAGTATTGAGTCAGAAGAAATCAG CATGGATGTTCCAGCTTGGAAAAGGGGGCTACGATTCCTGCAAATAATGAAGCAAAGTGTTCCTGCTGCTGTTCACTCCATTGTG GTTCAAACCCCTTCTGGTATGGCTCGTACAAACAGGTTTGCTACTGAAACAGTTGATCTCCCAGCACAGGAAGGAGAAAGGGTAACTATTGCTCTAGCAGCTCCATCAAGTGTTTACAGAGAG CTTCCTCGGAGATTGGTGGATACAGTTGCTATCAAGCAGCAACTTTTATCTCAATATGACACACTCCAATCTCGTATAAAGAGCCTAAAAGAAGCTGCTGAGAAAGAG GTCTGGATGTTGGCTCGGATGTGCCAACTTGAGAACAAAATTTTCGCCGTAGGAGAGCCTTCTTATCG TGCTCGAAGAAGTAGAGTCAAAAGGGTTCGAGAAGGCTTGGAAAATTCTCTCAGGGGACGGATTGAACTTATTGACAGCTATGCAAGA ATTTCTTCAATGATAGAAATTGAGGTAGAATTGGACTCTGATGTTCTTGCTGCTGAAGCAGCAAGCAATGTG GAAAATATTGCTGAACAGATACAGCAAACCATGGAGCTAGAAAATCTTGAAGAG AGATGGAGAATACAAGTTGAAGCAAATGATGAGGCAGAAAGACTTCTTAGTTCCCAACCGATGCCCACAGAACAGGTTTAG
- the LOC117628354 gene encoding uncharacterized protein LOC117628354 isoform X1 yields MTLINLSSLSPWLSRLSHSSPPLPIITTNATNALLFRIQTTSINFSKLLTTKASLGESESGSGLAEDSVSELLDDELLSKVSGAKDAQEALQMIAEITGRNGGFVSASDCCAIVSAALKRNNPDLALSVFYEMRASFDQGVNENGPLVERWKWSRPDVRVYTSLILGLAASLKVSDALRMINNICRVGVSPAEEVPFGKVVRCPSCMIAVAVAQPQHGIQIVSCAECCYQYELISGNIASIESEEISMDVPAWKRGLRFLQIMKQSVPAAVHSIVVQTPSGMARTNRFATETVDLPAQEGERVTIALAAPSSVYREVGPLKFSPKAPNFYPGEPICLTNHEDGRESKLLRAPIKDGGSSLTNPSILFPIVAVLASGNAASGVIDPSLPLFLPVAAVASLAVGVTLNTLVFPQLSRLPRRLVDTVAIKQQLLSQYDTLQSRIKSLKEAAEKEVWMLARMCQLENKIFAVGEPSYRARRSRVKRVREGLENSLRGRIELIDSYARISSMIEIEVELDSDVLAAEAASNVENIAEQIQQTMELENLEERWRIQVEANDEAERLLSSQPMPTEQV; encoded by the exons ATGACTTTAATAAACCTCAGCTCCCTATCCCCATGGCTCTCTCGTCTCTCTCACTCCTCTCCACCACTCCCCATTATCACCACCAACGCAACCAACGCCTTGCTGTTCAGAATCCAAACTACTTCCATCAACTTCTCCAAGCTCCTCACAACAAAAGCGTCATTGGGTGAGAGCGAAAGTGGTAGTGGGTTGGCAGAGGACTCTGTCTCCGAGTTGTTAGATGATGAGTTGCTTAGTAAAGTTTCAGGTGCTAAGGACGCCCAAGAAGCACTCCAGATGATCGCAGAAATTACTGGGAGAAATGGTGGTTTTGTGAGTGCTTCTGATTGTTGTGCTATTGTATCAGCTGCTCTTAAAAGGAACAACCCTGACTTggctctctctgttttttatgAAATGCGTGCGAGTTTTGATCAAG GTGTTAATGAAAATGGCCCTCTTGTTGAGAGGTGGAAGTGGTCCAGACCAGATGTACGCGTATACACATCATTGATTCTGGGTCTAGCTGCATCACTGAAAGTTTCTGATGCCCTTAGGATGATCAACAATATTTGCCGAGTAGGAGTATCTCCTGCTGAGGAG GTCCCATTTGGGAAGGTTGTTAGGTGTCCAAGCTGTATGATAGCTGTTGCTGTTGCACAACCACAACATGGTATTCAG ATAGTGTCGTGTGCAGAGTGCTGCTACCAATACGAACTTATTTCTGGCAACATAGCTAGTATTGAGTCAGAAGAAATCAG CATGGATGTTCCAGCTTGGAAAAGGGGGCTACGATTCCTGCAAATAATGAAGCAAAGTGTTCCTGCTGCTGTTCACTCCATTGTG GTTCAAACCCCTTCTGGTATGGCTCGTACAAACAGGTTTGCTACTGAAACAGTTGATCTCCCAGCACAGGAAGGAGAAAGGGTAACTATTGCTCTAGCAGCTCCATCAAGTGTTTACAGAGAGGTGGGCCCCTTAAAATTTAGTCCTAAGGCTCCCAACTTTTATCCTGGGGAGCCTATCTGCCTGACTAACCATGAAGATGGCCGGGAGTCAAAACTATTAAGAGCCCCTATAAAAGACGGAGGATCTTCGCTAACAAACCCCTCCATCCTTTTTCCAATTGTTGCTGTTTTGGCTTCTGGAAATGCTGCCTCTGGAGTTATAGACCCCAGCCTTCCCCTATTCCTTCCAGTTGCGGCAGTGGCATCTCTTGCTGTTGGAGTTACTCTGAACACATTGGTTTTCCCCCAATTGAGTCGT CTTCCTCGGAGATTGGTGGATACAGTTGCTATCAAGCAGCAACTTTTATCTCAATATGACACACTCCAATCTCGTATAAAGAGCCTAAAAGAAGCTGCTGAGAAAGAG GTCTGGATGTTGGCTCGGATGTGCCAACTTGAGAACAAAATTTTCGCCGTAGGAGAGCCTTCTTATCG TGCTCGAAGAAGTAGAGTCAAAAGGGTTCGAGAAGGCTTGGAAAATTCTCTCAGGGGACGGATTGAACTTATTGACAGCTATGCAAGA ATTTCTTCAATGATAGAAATTGAGGTAGAATTGGACTCTGATGTTCTTGCTGCTGAAGCAGCAAGCAATGTG GAAAATATTGCTGAACAGATACAGCAAACCATGGAGCTAGAAAATCTTGAAGAG AGATGGAGAATACAAGTTGAAGCAAATGATGAGGCAGAAAGACTTCTTAGTTCCCAACCGATGCCCACAGAACAGGTTTAG
- the LOC117628506 gene encoding cytochrome b561 and DOMON domain-containing protein At3g61750-like codes for MVIMGNSNYLILRFSDVFIYMMMILLLEPKKSLVNAGRNDATTIVVPNFCTTNSNVLLPPYHDIPKSICSTLDWHGYSISFHQDKDAVVTVILMGIHENNWISVGVSKDGMMVSSSAVVGWMNNDGKSGTVKQYFLSGRMTSEEVIPEKGDLKFTNVTPTIVLKDKIIYLGFQLQFPQRLNRQPFLFACGFGKPGENNILPKHKYRSALAVDFSRGAIYLGFVDSTSMKLTHGILAITGWGIIIPFGVPIARHFRQYEPLWYYLHSSVQFVGFFVGLAAVAVGRTLYDLIHADFNSHRVLGFAILALSVLQICQFIVRPSSTSKAQDYWNKIHHWVGRLVIVLAPVNIFLGLYKGNGARGSMITFLCFFFTFLFISIYLEIGLLLQKKREPNTKLTEPPLFQVPPRNS; via the exons ATGGTGATCATGGGGAACTCAAATTACTTGATATTAAGATTTTCCGATGTATTCATatacatgatgatgatattgttATTAGAGCCAAAGAAGAGCTTGGTCAATGCTGGTCGGAATGATGCAACAACTATTGTAGTGCCTAATTTTTGtacaacaaattcaaatgttCTTCTTCCACCCTACCATGATATCCCTAAATCCATCTGTTCAACTCTTGATTGGCACGGCTACAGCATTAGC TTTCATCAGGATAAAGACGCCGTTGTTACCGTGATACTAATGGGGATACATGAGAATAATTGGATCTCGGTCGGGGTGTCGAAGGACGGGATGATGGTCAGTTCGAGTGCGGTGGTAGGGTGGATGAACAACGATGGTAAATCCGGCACGGTAAAACAGTATTTTCTAAGTGGACGTATGACCAGTGAAGAAGTGATACCAGAAAAAGGTGACTTGAAATTCACCAATGTTACACCTACCATTGTTCTCAAGgacaaaataatttacctgGGGTTTCAACTCCAGTTTCCCCAACGTCTCAATCGGCAGCCATTTCTATTTGCTTGCGGGTTTGGCAAGCCTGGTGAGAACAATATCCTGCCGAAGCATAAATACAGAAGCGCCTTGGCAGTTGACTTCTCCAGAG gTGCTATATATCTTGGTTTTGTAGACAGCACAAGCATGAAGCTGACCCATGGAATATTGGCTATAACTGGATGGGGCATAATCATTCCATTTGGAGTTCCTATAGCCAGACATTTTAGGCAGTATGAGCCTTTATGGTACTACCTTCATTCATCAGTTCAGTTTGTGGGCTTCTTTGTTGGTCTTGCTGCTGTGGCTGTTGGAAGGACACTCTACGATCTCATCCATGCCGACTTTAATTCCCACAGAGTCCTTGGATTCGCTATCCTCGCACTCAGTGTTCTTCag ATATGCCAATTCATTGTGAGGCCATCCAGTACCAGCAAAGCCCAAGACTACTGGAACAAGATCCATCATTGGGTGGGGAGACTGGTGATTGTGCTTGCACCTGTGAACATTTTCCTTGGGCTTTATAAAGGAAATGGAGCAAGAGGGTCGATGATAAcatttttgtgtttcttttttacttttcttttcatctcAATTTATTTGGAAATAGGGCTGCTGCTgcagaaaaaaagagaaccaAATACAAAGTTAACTGAGCCTCCTCTTTTTCAAGTACCTCCACGCAATTCATAG